Proteins from a single region of Synchiropus splendidus isolate RoL2022-P1 chromosome 3, RoL_Sspl_1.0, whole genome shotgun sequence:
- the mrpl48 gene encoding 39S ribosomal protein L48, mitochondrial — protein MHPVLRKVSPLLSQALLLCRATPLSLHPVGGGVTLRNDRHYNGMPTYGIGRWRHLLIKEAPKKKKERIQMKEMLAASSTSYGTLNVEIVGYDMTLVEHYSQYIHNLCHRLNITVSDCYALPTHTKEVYLMQEQGTKMLVDSILKTHTRVLQLKSLTATLCPTLMELLLKNQPEGVQLSVKEHTEADFLGRFKARPELEGLISQINQ, from the exons ATGCATCCCGTCCTCCGAAAG GTCTCACCTCTTTTGAGTCAAGCGCTTCTTCTATGCCG GGCCACACCGCTGAGCTTACATCCTGTGGGGG GAGGTGTCACGCTTCGTAATGACAGGCACTACAATGGCATGCCCACCTATGGGATCGGGAGGTGGAGGCATCTTTTAATCAAAGAAGCG ccgaaaaagaagaaggaaagaatTCAGATGAAGGAAATGTTGGCAGCGTCAAGTACTTCTTACGGGACTCTCAATGTGGAAATCGTTGGTTATGACATGACTTTGGTGGAGCATTATTCCCAGTAcatccacaacctctgccatcGACTCAACATCACCGTCTCAGATTG CTATGCCCTGCCAACTCACACTAAGGAGGTGTATCTCATGCAGGAGCAGGGCACCAAAATGCTCGTAGACTCCATATTAAAGACGCATACACGGGTACTTCAG CTAAAAAGTCTCACAGCAACACTTTGTCCCACTCTCATGGAGCTCCTCCTGAAGAATCAACCTGAGGGGGTGCAGCTCTCTGTGAAGGAG CACACGGAAGCAGATTTTTTGGGGCGTTTCAAGGCGCGCCCAGAGCTGGAGGGACTCATTTCTCAGATAAACCAGTGA
- the LOC128755341 gene encoding astrocytic phosphoprotein PEA-15: MAEYSSLLNDLSENITNEDLEQLKSACKEDIPEDQSNNITSSKEWFSYLEKNDKLAQDNLSYIEHIFEISRRPDLLTRVIEYRTTVLKISEDDEIDTKLTRIPSAKKYKDIIRQPSEDEIIKLAPPPKKV, translated from the exons ATGGCGGAGTACAGCTCTCTGCTCAACGACCTGTCTGAAAACATCACCAATGAGGACCTGGAGCAGCTCAAGTCGGCCTGTAAGGAGGACATCCCAGAGGACCAGAGCAACAACATCACCTCCTCCAAAGAGTGGTTCAGTTACCTGGAGAAGAATGACAAGTTGGCGCAGG ATAATCTGTCGTACATCGAGCACATCTTTGAGATCTCACGACGACCAGACCTGCTGACGAGGGTGATCGAGTATCGCACCACGGTCCTGAAGATCTCTGAGGATGATGAAATTGACACGAAACTCACACGCATCCCTTCTGCCAAGAAGTACAAAG ACATCATCCGCCAGCCGTCGGAAGACGAGATCATCAAGTTGGCTCCTCCGCCCAAGAAGGTGTGA